The Acropora palmata chromosome 10, jaAcrPala1.3, whole genome shotgun sequence genome contains a region encoding:
- the LOC141895137 gene encoding GDP-D-glucose phosphorylase 1-like isoform X3, with protein sequence MQSLKTSGTAAMTQHQQLVYCSGDFHWKWTGGEQNKLELSEFDVKLQDRWNAAVDAGCFAYKLDDIEARIVPGKYQVFVQLNEMRFNKRRQPQRMSSVSQPFNPENFNFTKVQSKEVLLELCPEQRLSLGDHHLIIINNSPLEFGHSLIIPSVNSCLPQILTEDSILLALEISLLSNHKGFHVGFNSLCAQASVNHLHFHTWYSEYSSYLETADMIPICEDLFEVIDYPTTIFVFELAPESSVSSIAKKIHLASTYLTKNEVAHNLHIMRGRRCLSHSYQNGYMQQDDKNSVLRVFLWPRNSVLARPTYDSFTEEHFCGYLKRATLPEEEFTLHKNSIRVLLMKNQI encoded by the exons ATGCAATCGCTGAAAACCTCAGGGACTGCGGCTATGACTCAACATCAACAACTCGTATATTGCTCAGGTGATTTCCATTGGAAGTGGACAGGAggtgaacaaaacaaacttgaactaAGCGAG TTTGATGTCAAACTTCAAGATAGATGGAATGCAGCTGTCGATGCTGGCTGTTTTGCATACAAATTGGATGACATAGAGGCAAGAATTGTCCCTGGGAAGTACCAAGTATTTGTGCAG TTAAATGAAATGCGATTTAACAAGAGAAGGCAACCACAAAGAATGAGCAGTGTCTCCCAACCTTTCAACCCTGAGAATTTTAACTTTACAAAAGTGCAGAGCAAAGAG GTGTTGCTTGAATTGTGTCCAGAGCAAAGACTGTCTTTGGGTGATCACCaccttattattataaataacaGTCCTCTTGAGTTTGGCCACTCCTTGATAATTCCAAGTGTCAATTCATGTCTTCCACAG ATTCTTACTGAGGACTCTATACTCCTGGCTCTGGAAATATCATTGCTCAGCAATCATAA GGGATTTCATGTTGGCTTCAATAGTCTTTGTGCCCAGGCCTCTGTCAATCATTTACATTTCCACACTTGGTATAGTGAATACTCATCTTACCTTGAAACAGCA GACATGATCCCAATCTGTGAGGATTTATTTGAGGTCATTGACTACCCAACAACCATATTTGTGTTTGAGCTGGCTCCAGAATCCAGTGTTTCGTCCATTGCAAA AAAAATCCACTTGGCCTCTACATATTTGACAAAAAATGAAGTAGCACACAACTTACACATAATGCGAGGTAGAAGATGTCTGTCACACAGCTACCAGAATGGCTACATGCAACAAGATGATAAAAATTCAGTTCTTAGAGTCTTTCTCTGGCCTAGAAATTCTGTACTTG CGAGACCTACATATGATTCCTTTACAGAGGAACATTTCTGCGGGTACTTGAAACGAGCCACGTTACCAGAGGAAGAGTTTACTCTGCACAAGAATTCGATTCGGGTCTTGTTAATGAAGAATCAGATCTGA
- the LOC141895137 gene encoding GDP-D-glucose phosphorylase 1-like isoform X2, whose translation MQSLKTSGTAAMTQHQQLVYCSGDFHWKWTGGEQNKLELSEFDVKLQDRWNAAVDAGCFAYKLDDIEARIVPGKYQVFVQLNEMRFNKRRQPQRMSSVSQPFNPENFNFTKVQSKEVLLELCPEQRLSLGDHHLIIINNSPLEFGHSLIIPSVNSCLPQILTEDSILLALEISLLSNHKGFHVGFNSLCAQASVNHLHFHTWYSEYSSYLETADMIPICEDLFEVIDYPTTIFVFELAPESSVSSIAKKIHLASTYLTKNEVAHNLHIMRGRRCLSHSYQNGYMQQDDKNSVLRVFLWPRNSVLGAKDLSSYESEKRPIAVYELAGSLAIERWRESNRGVASRVTSASNLRDLHMIPLQRNISAGT comes from the exons ATGCAATCGCTGAAAACCTCAGGGACTGCGGCTATGACTCAACATCAACAACTCGTATATTGCTCAGGTGATTTCCATTGGAAGTGGACAGGAggtgaacaaaacaaacttgaactaAGCGAG TTTGATGTCAAACTTCAAGATAGATGGAATGCAGCTGTCGATGCTGGCTGTTTTGCATACAAATTGGATGACATAGAGGCAAGAATTGTCCCTGGGAAGTACCAAGTATTTGTGCAG TTAAATGAAATGCGATTTAACAAGAGAAGGCAACCACAAAGAATGAGCAGTGTCTCCCAACCTTTCAACCCTGAGAATTTTAACTTTACAAAAGTGCAGAGCAAAGAG GTGTTGCTTGAATTGTGTCCAGAGCAAAGACTGTCTTTGGGTGATCACCaccttattattataaataacaGTCCTCTTGAGTTTGGCCACTCCTTGATAATTCCAAGTGTCAATTCATGTCTTCCACAG ATTCTTACTGAGGACTCTATACTCCTGGCTCTGGAAATATCATTGCTCAGCAATCATAA GGGATTTCATGTTGGCTTCAATAGTCTTTGTGCCCAGGCCTCTGTCAATCATTTACATTTCCACACTTGGTATAGTGAATACTCATCTTACCTTGAAACAGCA GACATGATCCCAATCTGTGAGGATTTATTTGAGGTCATTGACTACCCAACAACCATATTTGTGTTTGAGCTGGCTCCAGAATCCAGTGTTTCGTCCATTGCAAA AAAAATCCACTTGGCCTCTACATATTTGACAAAAAATGAAGTAGCACACAACTTACACATAATGCGAGGTAGAAGATGTCTGTCACACAGCTACCAGAATGGCTACATGCAACAAGATGATAAAAATTCAGTTCTTAGAGTCTTTCTCTGGCCTAGAAATTCTGTACTTG GTGCAAAGGATCTGAGTTCTTATGAGTCTGAAAAGCGTCCCATTGCTGTGTACGAACTGGCAGGCTCCTTGGCAATAGAAA GGTGGAGAGAAAGCAATCGTGGCGTTGCAAGTCGTGTCACTTCGGCTTCGAATTTG CGAGACCTACATATGATTCCTTTACAGAGGAACATTTCTGCGGGTACTTGA
- the LOC141895137 gene encoding GDP-D-glucose phosphorylase 1-like isoform X1, which yields MQSLKTSGTAAMTQHQQLVYCSGDFHWKWTGGEQNKLELSEFDVKLQDRWNAAVDAGCFAYKLDDIEARIVPGKYQVFVQLNEMRFNKRRQPQRMSSVSQPFNPENFNFTKVQSKEVLLELCPEQRLSLGDHHLIIINNSPLEFGHSLIIPSVNSCLPQILTEDSILLALEISLLSNHKGFHVGFNSLCAQASVNHLHFHTWYSEYSSYLETADMIPICEDLFEVIDYPTTIFVFELAPESSVSSIAKKIHLASTYLTKNEVAHNLHIMRGRRCLSHSYQNGYMQQDDKNSVLRVFLWPRNSVLGAKDLSSYESEKRPIAVYELAGSLAIETRPTYDSFTEEHFCGYLKRATLPEEEFTLHKNSIRVLLMKNQI from the exons ATGCAATCGCTGAAAACCTCAGGGACTGCGGCTATGACTCAACATCAACAACTCGTATATTGCTCAGGTGATTTCCATTGGAAGTGGACAGGAggtgaacaaaacaaacttgaactaAGCGAG TTTGATGTCAAACTTCAAGATAGATGGAATGCAGCTGTCGATGCTGGCTGTTTTGCATACAAATTGGATGACATAGAGGCAAGAATTGTCCCTGGGAAGTACCAAGTATTTGTGCAG TTAAATGAAATGCGATTTAACAAGAGAAGGCAACCACAAAGAATGAGCAGTGTCTCCCAACCTTTCAACCCTGAGAATTTTAACTTTACAAAAGTGCAGAGCAAAGAG GTGTTGCTTGAATTGTGTCCAGAGCAAAGACTGTCTTTGGGTGATCACCaccttattattataaataacaGTCCTCTTGAGTTTGGCCACTCCTTGATAATTCCAAGTGTCAATTCATGTCTTCCACAG ATTCTTACTGAGGACTCTATACTCCTGGCTCTGGAAATATCATTGCTCAGCAATCATAA GGGATTTCATGTTGGCTTCAATAGTCTTTGTGCCCAGGCCTCTGTCAATCATTTACATTTCCACACTTGGTATAGTGAATACTCATCTTACCTTGAAACAGCA GACATGATCCCAATCTGTGAGGATTTATTTGAGGTCATTGACTACCCAACAACCATATTTGTGTTTGAGCTGGCTCCAGAATCCAGTGTTTCGTCCATTGCAAA AAAAATCCACTTGGCCTCTACATATTTGACAAAAAATGAAGTAGCACACAACTTACACATAATGCGAGGTAGAAGATGTCTGTCACACAGCTACCAGAATGGCTACATGCAACAAGATGATAAAAATTCAGTTCTTAGAGTCTTTCTCTGGCCTAGAAATTCTGTACTTG GTGCAAAGGATCTGAGTTCTTATGAGTCTGAAAAGCGTCCCATTGCTGTGTACGAACTGGCAGGCTCCTTGGCAATAGAAA CGAGACCTACATATGATTCCTTTACAGAGGAACATTTCTGCGGGTACTTGAAACGAGCCACGTTACCAGAGGAAGAGTTTACTCTGCACAAGAATTCGATTCGGGTCTTGTTAATGAAGAATCAGATCTGA
- the LOC141895134 gene encoding GDP-D-glucose phosphorylase 1-like isoform X1: MQRFRHFVRLPKRNRITFLCARSRQPTFMSSSKITKLDHQFFYSSNDFHWPNVKKVTQAEPSNFDKELTETWNAAANAGYFAYKLDKVEGRLTPGKYSLYIQLNELRFTKRRKPDPFSSVSQPFNSEKFNFTKVPKKEALFELCPNHRVPSSASCSDDHHIMLINLSPMEYGHSLLVPSVNSGLPQILTEEGILLGLETAMLSNHRGFRVGFNSLCAYCSVNHLHFHVWYNKLPSYLETVDVIPVCEDLFEVRDYATTAFVFELGPHTDARELARKVHQMTSHFIRNDVAHTLHIMRGNKCISKTLQNGFLHAEEDCSVLRVFVWPRNSVTGANVKSSYADSDDRPMAVCEFGGFVAVETRGTFNTFTEEQFCEYMKRATLPEEEFVRHKEAVRRLLTQNS; this comes from the exons ATGCAACGTTTTCGGCATTTTGTAAGACTTCCCAAACGAAATAGAATCACG TTTCTCTGTGCAAGGTCAAGACAACCAACATTCATGTCTTCATCAAAGATTACAAAATTAGATCACcagtttttttattcttccaatgattttcattggccCAATGTGAAAAAAGTAACACAGGCTGAGCCCAGCAAT TTTGACAAGGAACTCACAGAGACATGGAATGCTGCTGCCAATGCTGGTTATTTCGCTTACAAACTTGATAAAGTAGAGGGAAGATTAACACCTGGAAAATATTCTTTGTACATACAG TTAAACGAGCTGCGTTTCACCAAACGCAGAAAGCCAGACCCATTCAGCAGTGTCAGTCAACCATTCAACtctgaaaaattcaatttcaccAAGGTTCCAAAGAAAGAA GCATTATTTGAGCTTTGTCCAAATCACAGAGTACCTTCATCAGCTTCATGTAGTGATGACCATCATATCATGTTGATCAACCTCAGCCCCATGGAATATGGACACTCATTGTTGGTGCCAAGTGTTAATTCTGGTCTCCCTCAG ATTCTTACTGAAGAAGGGATATTACTTGGTCTGGAGACAGCTATGCTAAGCAATCACAG AGGTTTCCGTGTGGGATTCAACAGTCTTTGTGCTTATTGCTCTGTCAATCATCTTCATTTTCATGTATGGTACAACAAATTGCCTTCTTATCTGGAGACAGTG GATGTCATACCTGTTTGTGAAGACTTATTTGAAGTCAGAGACTATGCAACAACTGCTTTTGTGTTTGAGTTAGGACCCCACACTGATGCAAGGGAACTAGCAAG AAAAGTACACCAGATGACATCACATTTTATCAGAAACGACGTGGCACACACTCTCCACATCATGAGGGGAAATAAATGCATTTCAAAAACGCTACAAAATGGGTTTCTTCACGCTGAAGAAGATTGCTCCGTGCTGAGAGTCTTCGTCTGGCCACGGAATTCTGTGACTG GTGCCAATGTCAAGAGTTCCTACGCTGATTCGGATGATCGACCAATGGCCGTATGCGAATTCGGTGGCTTTGTTGCAGTAGAAA CGAGAGGCACGTTTAACACCTTTACTGAGGAACAGTTCTGTGAATATATGAAACGAGCTACCCTTCCAGAGGAAGAGTTCGTCCGCCACAAGGAAGCAGTGCGACGATTGTTAACCCAGAATAGCTAG
- the LOC141895134 gene encoding GDP-D-glucose phosphorylase 1-like isoform X2, protein MSSSKITKLDHQFFYSSNDFHWPNVKKVTQAEPSNFDKELTETWNAAANAGYFAYKLDKVEGRLTPGKYSLYIQLNELRFTKRRKPDPFSSVSQPFNSEKFNFTKVPKKEALFELCPNHRVPSSASCSDDHHIMLINLSPMEYGHSLLVPSVNSGLPQILTEEGILLGLETAMLSNHRGFRVGFNSLCAYCSVNHLHFHVWYNKLPSYLETVDVIPVCEDLFEVRDYATTAFVFELGPHTDARELARKVHQMTSHFIRNDVAHTLHIMRGNKCISKTLQNGFLHAEEDCSVLRVFVWPRNSVTGANVKSSYADSDDRPMAVCEFGGFVAVETRGTFNTFTEEQFCEYMKRATLPEEEFVRHKEAVRRLLTQNS, encoded by the exons ATGTCTTCATCAAAGATTACAAAATTAGATCACcagtttttttattcttccaatgattttcattggccCAATGTGAAAAAAGTAACACAGGCTGAGCCCAGCAAT TTTGACAAGGAACTCACAGAGACATGGAATGCTGCTGCCAATGCTGGTTATTTCGCTTACAAACTTGATAAAGTAGAGGGAAGATTAACACCTGGAAAATATTCTTTGTACATACAG TTAAACGAGCTGCGTTTCACCAAACGCAGAAAGCCAGACCCATTCAGCAGTGTCAGTCAACCATTCAACtctgaaaaattcaatttcaccAAGGTTCCAAAGAAAGAA GCATTATTTGAGCTTTGTCCAAATCACAGAGTACCTTCATCAGCTTCATGTAGTGATGACCATCATATCATGTTGATCAACCTCAGCCCCATGGAATATGGACACTCATTGTTGGTGCCAAGTGTTAATTCTGGTCTCCCTCAG ATTCTTACTGAAGAAGGGATATTACTTGGTCTGGAGACAGCTATGCTAAGCAATCACAG AGGTTTCCGTGTGGGATTCAACAGTCTTTGTGCTTATTGCTCTGTCAATCATCTTCATTTTCATGTATGGTACAACAAATTGCCTTCTTATCTGGAGACAGTG GATGTCATACCTGTTTGTGAAGACTTATTTGAAGTCAGAGACTATGCAACAACTGCTTTTGTGTTTGAGTTAGGACCCCACACTGATGCAAGGGAACTAGCAAG AAAAGTACACCAGATGACATCACATTTTATCAGAAACGACGTGGCACACACTCTCCACATCATGAGGGGAAATAAATGCATTTCAAAAACGCTACAAAATGGGTTTCTTCACGCTGAAGAAGATTGCTCCGTGCTGAGAGTCTTCGTCTGGCCACGGAATTCTGTGACTG GTGCCAATGTCAAGAGTTCCTACGCTGATTCGGATGATCGACCAATGGCCGTATGCGAATTCGGTGGCTTTGTTGCAGTAGAAA CGAGAGGCACGTTTAACACCTTTACTGAGGAACAGTTCTGTGAATATATGAAACGAGCTACCCTTCCAGAGGAAGAGTTCGTCCGCCACAAGGAAGCAGTGCGACGATTGTTAACCCAGAATAGCTAG
- the LOC141895123 gene encoding MAM and LDL-receptor class A domain-containing protein 1-like yields MNVTSLNMTAFAIAGIIIAAVHCVSALATAKSINATSHSKNTTGVQGDRELIFLPGGCNFDADFCNWTNEVKGDDFNWTRLSGKTPSSKTGPIRDRTGKGYYTYIETSWPRRLGETARMVGGPFSGIRCMRFFYHMYGRHIADLQIFVRELQTGVENYIWGRYKNQGKFWRSSNTTVFGENYTIIFSARVGRSYQGDIAVDDITFVNGTCEEKKLSYVTKLQNMTPHQEMKGEPGTCDFDRGFCEWINLPIGDQFDWEINRGSTGTLQTGPTEDHTGYKGGYIYTEASEPQMLGHRAMLMGPRVCGRMCLQFYYNMYGKRMGSLNVYKREGMQNDDMIWTLSGNQGKDWHEAIVDVGGACYQIIMEGVIGSSYQSDIAVDDIYLSKGTCCQLKHRAFDIASVGNCSFDQGLCQWRNDQNDDFDWQLIEGATPSDETGPTAGYKGVGQYLYVEASEPRCARDRAVLVSGILKGLQCMSFMYHMRGKDTGSLAVYRFGDGVMKSRLWHRRGEQGDMWHEARITLPCNSDSYQLQIEAVIGVWRSDIAIDNIVFTKGACPAYAPTPPPATTRMTTTKPTISPHLLTENSCSFAGHFCSWKNDNKDDFDWLLKKGATTTRETGPSSDADGDGGYIYLEASLHISGQKARLVSGPMAGAQCMSFKYHMMGRGIGSLKINQMNEGTLLAKMVWSRVADQGDDWMETRFNLFGTIYTLSIEGERGPSFAGDIAVDSIKFTPGRCTTKGAREEIQATSKLALGICSFDYGFCRWRNEKNDDQFDWSIRQGETPSKGTGPQAGFGGSGKYAFIEASSPRRNGDKAILYIYGTGGSRCLTFAYHMWGETIGSLAVYQQELGRGLLPLTLWFRNSRQSDRWRQAQVDIKGYPHYKLTIEAVRGKNYRGDIAIDELGFTEGVCGQTNKRKRRL; encoded by the exons ATGAATGTCACTTCGCTTAACATGACTGCGTTCGCTATTGCGGGCATCATCATAGCTGCAGTCCACTGTGTGTCAGCTCTCGCAACAGCCAAAAGTATTAATGCCACGAGTCATAGTAAAAATACAACGGGCGTTCAAGGGGATAGAGAACTCATCTTTT TGCCGGGCGGGTGCAATTTTGACGCAGATTTCTGCAATTGGACAAATGAGGTCAAGGGCGATGATTTCAATTGGACTCGACTATCTGGCAAAACACCAAGCTCCAAGACTGGCCCAATCAGAGACCGTACAGGAAAAG GATACTACACTTATATTGAGACATCTTGGCCGCGACGGCTTGGTGAGACCGCTCGTATGGTTGGAGGCCCGTTTTCAGGCATCAGGTGCATGCGATTTTTTTACCATATGTACGGAAGACATATTGCGGACCTACAAATTTTCGTGCGAGAACTTCAGACTGGAGTAGAGAACTACATATGGGGACGATATAAGAACCAAGGAAAGTTCTGGAGATCCAGTAACACTACGGTGTTTGGCGAAAATTATACA ATAATTTTCTCAGCTAGAGTTGGCAGGTCATATCAAGGTGACATTGCAGTGGACGACATCACTTTTGTTAACGgaacctgtgaagaaaaaaaacttagcTACGTCACTAAACTGCAGAACATGACACCTCACCAGGAAATGAAGGGAGAACCAG GAACGTGCGACTTTGACCGTGGATTCTGTGAATGGATCAACTTACCCATAGGAGATCAGTTTGACTGGGAAATTAACAGAGGAAGCACGGGAACGTTACAAACAGGACCAACTGAAGATCACACAGGGTACAAAG GAGGTTACATCTACACTGAGGCCTCTGAGCCTCAAATGCTAGGGCACAGAGCGATGCTTATGGGACCACGCGTGTGTGGCAGGATGTGCTTGCAGTTTTATTACAACATGTACGGAAAGAGGATGGGTTCCTTGAATGTATATAAAAGAGAGGGCATGCAAAATGATGACATGATTTGGACCTTGTCAGGAAACCAGGGAAAAGACTGGCACGAAGCCATAGTTGATGTTGGAGGAGCCTGTTATCAG ATAATAATGGAGGGAGTGATTGGTTCGTCCTATCAGTCGGATATAGCCGTAGACGACATCTACTTGAGCAAGGGAACATGCTGTCAGCTCAAACATAGAGCTTTTGACATAGCTTCAGTTG GGAATTGCAGTTTTGATCAAGGATTATGTCAGTGGAGAAATGATCAAAATGACGATTTTGACTGGCAGCTGATAGAAGGAGCGACCCCTAGTGACGAAACTGGACCAACCGCAGGCTACAAGGGAGTAG GTCAATACCTGTACGTTGAAGCCTCAGAGCCACGCTGTGCGCGTGACAGGGCGGTGTTGGTCAGTGGTATTCTCAAAGGTCTACAGTGTATGAGCTTCATGTATCACATGCGTGGAAAAGACACAGGCTCACTTGCTGTTTATCGCTTTGGTGATGGAGTTATGAAAAGTCGGTTGTGGCACCGCCGTGGTGAACAAGGTGACATGTGGCATGAAGCGCGGATTACTCTGCCTTGTAACTCGGACTCGTACCAG CTGCAGATAGAAGCTGTGATTGGTGTTTGGAGGAGTGATATCGCAATTGATAACATCGTGTTTACCAAAGGCGCGTGTCCTGCTTATGCACCCACGCCACCTCCAGCAACCACGCgaatgacaacaacaaaaccgACTATATCACCTCATCTGCTCACCGAAA ACAGCTGTTCCTTCGCGGGCCACTTTTGTTCTTGgaaaaatgataacaaagaTGACTTCGATTGGCTACTTAAAAAAGGAGCAACGACGACGAGAGAGACTGGGCCGTCTTCTGATGCAGACGGAGACG GAGGGTACATTTATTTAGAAGCTTCACTGCATATCTCCGGCCAGAAAGCCAGACTGGTGAGTGGTCCTATGGCTGGGGCCCAGTGTATGAGCTTCAAATATCACATGATGGGACGAGGTATTGGTTCTCTTAAAATCAATCAAATGAATGAAGGGACtctattggcaaaaatggttTGGTCAAGAGTAGCAGATCAAGGAGACGACTGGATGGAGACCCGATTCAATTTATTTGGGACAATTTACACG ctttctaTAGAAGGCGAACGCGGGCCATCATTTGCTGGGGATATAGCAGTTGACTCCATAAAGTTTACACCAGGAAGGTGTACGACCAAAGGCGCCAGGGAGGAGATCCAAGCCACGAGCAAGTTAGCTCTTG GAATCTGTTCTTTTGACTACGGTTTCTGTCGATGGCGAAATGAAAAGAACGATGATCagtttgattggtcaataagGCAGGGAGAAACACCCTCGAAGGGCACAGGACCCCAAGCTGGATTTGGAGGTTCAG GCAAATACGCATTCATCGAAGCTTCCTCTCCTCGAAGGAATGGAGACAAAGCCATCTTATATATATACGGAACTGGTGGAAGCCGCTGTTTGACATTCGCTTACCATATGTGGGGGGAAACTATCGGGAGCTTGGCTGTTTATCAGCAGGAGCTCGGGAGGGGGCTTTTGCCTTTGACGTTATGGTTCAGGAATAGTCGACAAAGCGACCGGTGGAGACAGGCACAAGTCGATATCAAAGGATATCCTCACTATAAG ttaACCATCGAAGCTGTCAGAGGAAAGAATTATAGAGGAGACATTGCTATCGACGAGCTTGGTTTTACGGAAGGAGTTTGTGGACAgaccaacaaaagaaaaagacgtCTTTGA